agATCTCTTCTGCAATTTCCTTTtatcgtggcatagtgtgcttgtacaaatgtggtgactacttcactctgatggcaAGGTTCAATATGGGTGAGGTTCAGCTTCAACAGGCTGCAAACTATGGCTGTGTTCAATTAGATGACTcaaattttcaattaaatgtggTTAATTGGTCGATTGAGTaacttattattttttcacatgggtgacatggtgtttgataacttgtttcaagaaataaatgaagtaataatttaaaaaatgtgtttcttgttGACTCTGTATAAAGATCAGAAAACATTCAGTGtaacaaatatgaaaaagggGAAATCcagaagggggcaaatactttttcatggcactgtaaaaaaattctCTGAGTGTATTGTACTTAATATCCGAGGATGATATCCTTATTTACAGGGTTTTGCTCAGTATATTTCAGAGCGTATTTTTCAGCATTTCGGTCCCATAAATACAACGCACAGCTTCTCTTAAAAAACAGGCAGAGCTTcgctgacattttctttgaagaacaacaacagcagctacACGTGGGCATGGCCACGCCATGGCGGAACGTCTTACAACTCGTCCACGTGTGTCTGAAAAATAGTGTGGAGGATATTTTTTGTACACTGCCCATCATGCACTAAACAACCTGTGAGATGTTGATGAAACAGTGCCAAATCAATAGTTTGCCATACATGACAGAAATATCACTGTTTATAACagtggaaaataatgttttgttagATGACaaccataataaaaaataaataacagtgtaTGGAATTAATTGGAATGTggtgaatttttcattttacaagaCTTTGCCCGATAAATAAAAACTCATATACGGTACTGCACTGATTAGCTCTTTTTTGCTAGTCGTAGCGTGCAGGTACACTTGCAAAAGTTTCCGTTGTCATCATTTTACAGACTTCCCTTCAGGTGGACCTATAGAATTTCCTCGATCAGTTGTCTTTGACCTTAATAATAATCAGCAAGGTGACAAGGTATTCCTTTAACCTAGCTGTTAGAAACCCTTTTTTTTATAGAATGAGTATTTTTGACTATAATGTGGCTGAAGACACCGCTGCTGATCTTTTCATGTGGTCCTGCGAAGCCTCTTTCACTCTTGGTCTCTTGCGGTATGTTTATGACTCGAAGGCTGCATGCCCACAAGCCTGTGTGCTCAGGAAACACATCAGCATTTTTGTGACCTCCTTTCCACAGGATTCAAAAGCGTACAAATGCTTGAACTCATGCTCTGAGACTCCCTCCCATGGCTTGTCTTGCTCACCTGTGGCAAAATCTCATGCTTGAagacttttggggggggggttagggtgggaGGTCCTGGGGGGAAAACACAGATGAGAGACACATAATTTACATGAAAAGACAATGTAGGTGGTGCATTATGTCAGAGGCTTTCAAATTTGCCACACCTTTAAAAAAGTGCGATTGACGTTGTTCCATCGTCTAAACGGAGAAACCCGCCAATGGGGGAAATTGTTTGCGAAAGTGAATCACATCTTGGAATGACACATTGCGGGATGGAATGGATTTTTTAGATTCCCCAGAAAAAACACTAAAGCCCCTCAAACTGTAATGGAATCAGACTCTGCTCATCCACAATTACGTGACTCCTGTTTGAACTTGCCGACGCGAGGGAGGTTGTCTGTcccatttacatattacattttgctaTAATGCGAAGCTGAAATGCTCTTTTACTTTCTTTATTTTACTATTCCTTTTTTGCTTAACCTGTCTCAAGATCAGTTGTTTAGCTGACATTTGACATATCCATGAACATGAAAGGTTTATTGAACCTTGATCAAGGAGTGACCCACTTGACTGAATCTCCTGGCCTACCAATTGTGTTTAATTCTCTGAACTCCTCTTTACTGAACTGTTGTATGTAATCACTGCAATATTACCAGTAATATTTAACTgaactctctctgtctttggtTTGGCTGTTGCATGAAATTTTAttatatgttgtatttaattgccttggtactgttttcactgctgcacaaccaattgccccactggggacaaataaagttcgacttgacttgacttgacttgaaatttccaaaagaaaaattaaaggaTATGAGATGTGTTTGAACTGCCCGCCTGCTGGTTTAATTAATGATTACTGTTAGTCATAGATTCTCTATAGTTACCCAATGGTCAGCTTCACCGTTCCTTACATCTTTCCTACATTCTTATTTTAGgcattttatttgatgactGGAGTTTCTGTTGCTATATAAGAGTTATCTAATTATCATTCACATAGAATGCCATTCTCATTGTCCTTGGCTGAGGATCTGCATGCTATTCatgtagctacagtagctactCTCCCTGGAGTCCACCTAGATAAATTACAGTTCTtcataaaaccaaaaacatgtTATGTGCTATCATGAACTAAAACATTCATTGCCAAGGTTCTGGAACTGAGTTTCTGTTTAATCTATAGAATTGTGATGTCCATTAGTTTCTTTTAGTATGGacataataatcaatcaagTCTAGATTAAAgatgctgtgtaaataaaatgaccGACTTAATAGTATTAGcatacatattttcaaaaaattaaataaaagaaatactATGATATTTTGAATGAGCTTTCTATCCCAAAAGCAGCAAAGCCCTTTTTATTGTCAATACAGAAGGATGTTGCTTATTTAAAAGtagaaaattacatttctagCAATCAATGCAACTTCCAGTGGGCTGACAATCTGAAGTGAACTTAAAGTGAATGTTTATCAGAGAATATACATGCCATGTCAGACCTCCAGCTCCCCTGTTTAGTAATGACATACCTTGcacagttttattgttttcttatttacaaaatttgaaaaaagtaaGTATACATCTTGATCTGGTGGCTTAATGAACACTGAAACTACAATAAAAAGGTCCTATTTGTGGTTTATTATCAGCAGGTATGCTGCATGCCTTAAATTGATGATGATAAAAATACACCTCTGGTCTGGGTACAGTGAGCTGATGCAATAGGTGTGCACTGTGTAtctattcaaatgcaaaaagctAGATaacagtaaaagcaaaaacattattaattatCAGAAGCCATACAACGCTTCATGGAGtttactgccatttttatgATAgtataattcataaataattgCCTATTTCTTTATTATACTCTCCTCAGTGATTCTAAGATTATAAGCATGAAAGTCGATGCAGGTACAAAAGAAAAGAGGTTTGATTTGTCGTTTTGAGACATCAGTCCCAAATATGATGTCCTTATGTCATAAATGGTAGTTTGATGAACTTGTCCCAGCTATTGAATGGCATCTTTGTGCAGTgatttcattgttatttataattttatcaAACCAGACAGTTCTTTGTATTTGTGCGAATAAACAAGATAAACCGGAAGTCTGCTATCCTTGCTTGTGCTAATCGGCCAACAACATTGCAAATAAATTGATGCCGGAGCAATGGCAAAGATTTGCAACCCCCGCTTTCCTCTACGTATCTGTGAGCAGGCCATTTTGTTATCACGTCATCAAAGAGAGATGCAACTTCAGAGGAAGTAGTCCCCCCCTCCACAAGCATCCATCGATCTCTATATAAATGTGCAACaatcactcacaaacacaaaacctcGGTTGCAAAGACACTAGCCACTAAAGGGAGAGCACAGAAAATATGACAATGCGCAACACTGAGACTTTGATGGTAAGTACTGTTTGCCATCCGCTTTGAAGAATGAGCTGTTCAGTCAGGTATTGCCAGCTAAACTGGGTCAAGAGAAAAGTGTGAAGTTTAGTTCTCTAGAAGACATGCATGGTTTTTTTACAATGCAAGTAGAATTTGGAGAGCACGTGTTCTTCTGAGCACTGATTCAATTGAGTTTTGTGATTCAAAAGCAAAGTGGTAGGATTCTCTCTTAAAACACTGTCGGACCTTGAACGGTGTCGGGACTGTTTGCTTTTGAGTGTGTTCGGTACCGTACAGACACTTTCAATCCGTTTGATCTTCGAAACTGGTAGTAATGGTTCACTCCTGTTCGGCAGGTcctatgcatgctgggagccgTGGTCCTGCTGATGGGTGCTGAGGGGACGTCAGTGAACCGAGGAAGAAAGATCCAGAGGCGATCTAACGGTCAGTCCCGAGTGAAAGAAGCCAAGACGAACACGGTGGACCTGATCTTGGATCCCAACTCCATGGCCAGCTCTGTCCCTCTGCATCAGGTCGGGAATAACTCCCTGTCTCCCTGGACGGTCAGGTAAGCTTCTCCTCAGTCTCATGGATTAAAGCTTGCAATAAAGGCACCCGTGATttcaatgaaaattattatgTCATCTTAGGCTTGaaagttcctttgttgtttgaAAGTTGATGGGCTGGGTTTAAAATATGGAGAGGCATTGTTATTGCATATAGATAATAGTATATATAGATTAActttttctccctccatccAGCTACACCCATGACAGAAACCGCGTCCCTCCTTACATTGCCAAGGTGACGTGCCTGTTGAAAGGGTGCCTCAACGCTGGCGGCCGAGAGGTCATGGATTTTGAGTCCAAGCCCATCTTCCATCAGATCCTGGTGCTGAGGAGGGTAGAAGTAGACCGGAGGAGCTACGCCTATAAACTGGAGACGGAGACCATCTCAGTGGGCTGCACTTGCGTCCGCCCAAATGTAATGCAGCAGAAGTAGACGGACGTGGAGCGTTGCCTGCATTTCAGTCTGTTGTGCGGTTGTATAATCTTTTGGGTTGATTTTTTGAtgatattttaaattcaattatttgtttgttcattctaGAATTTTGTACTAATTTATTAACCTATTTATTGcactatttattaaaaaaattatttaaaaagtatttgttctggctctgtgtgtatttattgaaTGATTAATAAAAACACCAATGGAGGAAGGTGCCTACTGATTATGTGCTTCTATTCAATTCTACTAATTAAGCTATGAACTTGCAGGTGCAATTTTAGTGCTCCAGGCTTTTACTGAGCTAGTGGTCAGGGTAAGGACATTCTTTGCATCCATTTTCTAGACTTATACCAATAGACTGGAGCAACACCAGTACTCCTGTGTGTGGAATcttgaagcagaaataaagacaaCCAGAAGATGGCAGTGATGACAATAAGCTAGGTTTAAGGCTAGGTTTCCTGGAAACCAAACCAACAAGTGTAAAATGGGCAATAAATAATTGctttatacatttgaaaaaatctgaataaagcTAAAATAGACAAAGAATATAATTACCGAATGAGAAATGATTTAAAAGGCTATATAGTTCATTGTATAGCAAAGGTTGAAGAACCACAATTCACAAACTGCTAACTTGACTGTCCCACATTGCTTCACCAAGGAGGGCTAGTGTGTGGTTTAAAAATGCCCCGCAGATGTTTTTGAAGCTTGCGTTTGTGGTCTTGTTGAGCACGTGGCTTTGCTGAAAAGCTGACCATTTCTGTGCAATGAGACCACGGCTAACGCATTGGGCCT
This window of the Anguilla anguilla isolate fAngAng1 chromosome 1, fAngAng1.pri, whole genome shotgun sequence genome carries:
- the il17a/f1 gene encoding interleukin 17a/f1; the protein is MTMRNTETLMVLCMLGAVVLLMGAEGTSVNRGRKIQRRSNGQSRVKEAKTNTVDLILDPNSMASSVPLHQVGNNSLSPWTVSYTHDRNRVPPYIAKVTCLLKGCLNAGGREVMDFESKPIFHQILVLRRVEVDRRSYAYKLETETISVGCTCVRPNVMQQK